In the genome of Candida dubliniensis CD36 chromosome 3, complete sequence, the window GTTGCCGACGCTAAGAGATTCGAACCTGCTTACAGATTGGTCAGATACGGTTTGGCTGAAAAAGTCGAAAAGGCTTCCAGacaacaaagaaaacaaaagaagaatagaGACAAGAAGATCTTTGGTACTCAAAGAAGAGCTCAAAAGAGAGCTGCCAGAAGAAATGCCGATTAAGGGGTGTAGCCTATATATTACAATTTAATGTACAGTagatatcaaaaaaaaaaaaaagaaaaattcgtagacaaaaagaaaaaaaaaaaagtcttctcttcttcatcaatgtCTGAACGTAAAGCAATCAACAAGTGGTACCCTCCAGACTACGACCCATCAAAAGTCCCCAAACGTAAAAAGAATGCTAGCCTGACTATCAAGATACGTATGATGGCACCCTACTCGATGCGGTGTCTCAAGTGCGATGAGTATATCGGCGCCAGAAGATCGTTCAACGCAAGAAAGGAAATCACCAACGAAAAGTACCTCAACATAAAGATTATCAGGTTTTATATATCCTGTCCGGGATGCAACAACACAATAACGTTCAAGACCGATCCCAAGAACGCAGGGTACACCCCTGAAGAAGGTGCAGTGAGAAACTACGAAAAGACCACCAAAAAGGAATCAGAAGATGATCTACTTGCCAGATTGGAGAAGGAAGAACAGGAAGATAAAAAGTACCAACTCCTCAAATCCAAACGTAAGAACAACCCATTTTGGAACGAACAGACCGTGGGGATGGAAAACCTAGAAAAACGTTTACAAGAACAacacaaacaacaattgcTAAACGAACAGCTCGAGGCCATCCAAACCAAAGCCAGTATCGATAAAGACAAACTAGAGGAAAAAGCAAGAGAGAAACTACAGGTTAAAATCAACAGGCCAACAACTAAACACCGACTTCCTATTCCTACAACCATCAAACTACctaaaaaaccaaaacttGTAAACTACTCAAGCGACTCCGACTAATCCTGAAACTCAAAGTCATTCAATGTGAATATCGGCACGTCTGGCGGTTGCACCTCCTGGTGGTACTGATC includes:
- a CDS encoding component of spliceosome involved in mRNA splicing, putative (Similar to S. cerevisiae YJU2), with the protein product MYSRYQKKKKEKFVDKKKKKKVFSSSSMSERKAINKWYPPDYDPSKVPKRKKNASSTIKIRMMAPYSMRCLKCDEYIGARRSFNARKEITNEKYLNIKIIRFYISCPGCNNTITFKTDPKNAGYTPEEGAVRNYEKTTKKESEDDLLARLEKEEQEDKKYQLLKSKRKNNPFWNEQTVGMENLEKRLQEQHKQQLLNEQLEAIQTKASIDKDKLEEKAREKLQVKINRPTTKHRLPIPTTIKLPKKPKLVNYSSDSD